One Williamsia phyllosphaerae DNA segment encodes these proteins:
- the aceE gene encoding pyruvate dehydrogenase (acetyl-transferring), homodimeric type, with translation MREGVASYLPDIDPQETDEWLESFDGLLENAGPGRARYLMLRLLERASEKRVSIPSLTSTDYVNTIPTESEPWFPGDEDVERRFRAFIRWNAAIMVHRAQRPGVGVGGHISTYASSAALYEVGFNHFFRGQDHSGGGDQIFIQGHASPGIYARAYLEGRIDEHRMDGFRQEHSHAGEGGGLPSYPHPRLMPEFWQFPTVSMGLGPMNAIYQARFNHYLDDRGIKDTSEQHVWAFLGDGEMDEPESRGLAHVAATEGLDNLTFVINCNLQRLDGPVRGNGKIIQELESFFRGAGWNVIKVVWGREWDALLHADRDGALVNLMNTTPDGDFQGYKANDGAFVREHFFGRDPRTKELVKNISDDDIWKLKRGGHDYRKVHAAYASAMAHKGQPTVILAHTIKGYTLGKHFEGRNATHQMKKLTLDDLKDFRDSCRIPITDEQLEKDPYLPPYYHPGADAPEIQYMLDRRKTLGGFLPTRRTKSKTLKPATDGVIKAMAKGSGKQQVASTMALVRIFKELMRDKEVGKRVVPIIPDEARTFGMDSWFPSLKIYNRNGQLYTSVDAELMLAYKESEIGQILHEGINEAGSTASFTAVGTSYATHDEPMIPLYIFYSMFGFQRTGDGLWAAADQMARGFVIGATAGRTTLTGEGLQHADGHSLVLASTNPAVVAYDPAYAYEMAHIIVDGLGRMFGDDPENIYYYITVYNEPISQPAQPEDLDVTGVLRGIYKCHTAPEKKQYPANILVSGVTMTDAVRAQELLAQDWDVAADIWSVTSWGELTRDGVAYEKASLRDPDGEHEQPFVTSALSSAQGPFVAVSDFMRGLPELIRAWVPGTYMTLGTDGFGFSDTRPAARRFFNVDAESIVVGVLAALAREGHIEFSVAAKAADRYDITDVLAAPEQTSDPGVS, from the coding sequence ATCCGTGAGGGCGTGGCGTCCTACCTACCCGACATCGATCCGCAGGAGACCGACGAGTGGTTGGAGTCCTTCGACGGCCTGTTGGAGAACGCCGGTCCGGGACGTGCGCGCTACCTGATGCTGCGACTGCTCGAACGCGCCAGCGAGAAGCGCGTGTCTATCCCGTCGCTGACCTCGACCGACTACGTGAACACGATCCCGACCGAGAGCGAGCCGTGGTTCCCCGGCGACGAGGACGTCGAGCGCCGGTTCCGCGCGTTCATCCGCTGGAACGCGGCGATCATGGTGCACCGCGCGCAGCGACCGGGCGTCGGTGTGGGCGGCCACATCTCCACCTACGCCTCCTCGGCCGCGCTCTACGAGGTCGGCTTCAACCACTTCTTCCGCGGCCAGGACCACTCCGGCGGTGGCGACCAGATCTTCATCCAGGGCCACGCCTCCCCCGGCATCTACGCGCGCGCCTACCTCGAGGGCCGCATCGACGAACACCGGATGGACGGGTTCCGTCAGGAGCACAGCCACGCCGGTGAGGGCGGCGGCCTGCCGTCGTACCCGCACCCGCGGCTCATGCCCGAGTTCTGGCAGTTCCCCACCGTGTCGATGGGACTCGGACCGATGAACGCCATCTACCAGGCGCGGTTCAACCACTACCTCGACGACCGCGGCATCAAGGACACCTCCGAGCAGCACGTGTGGGCGTTCCTCGGCGACGGTGAGATGGACGAACCCGAATCGCGCGGCCTCGCCCACGTGGCGGCGACCGAGGGTCTCGACAACCTGACCTTCGTCATCAACTGCAACCTGCAGCGTCTCGACGGCCCTGTCCGCGGAAACGGCAAGATCATCCAGGAGCTGGAGTCGTTCTTCCGCGGCGCGGGCTGGAACGTCATCAAGGTCGTGTGGGGCCGCGAGTGGGATGCGCTGCTGCACGCCGACCGTGACGGCGCCCTGGTGAACCTGATGAACACCACGCCCGACGGCGACTTCCAGGGATACAAGGCCAACGACGGCGCGTTCGTCCGCGAGCACTTCTTCGGACGCGACCCGCGCACCAAGGAGCTCGTCAAGAACATCAGCGACGACGACATCTGGAAGCTCAAGCGTGGTGGCCACGACTACCGCAAGGTGCACGCCGCGTACGCCTCGGCCATGGCCCACAAGGGTCAGCCGACGGTGATCCTGGCGCACACGATCAAGGGCTACACCCTCGGTAAGCACTTCGAGGGCCGCAACGCGACGCACCAGATGAAGAAGCTGACACTCGACGACCTCAAGGACTTCCGGGACAGCTGCCGCATCCCGATCACCGACGAGCAGCTCGAGAAGGACCCGTACCTTCCGCCGTACTACCACCCCGGGGCGGATGCACCGGAGATCCAGTACATGCTCGACCGGCGCAAGACCCTCGGCGGTTTCCTGCCCACCCGTCGCACCAAGAGCAAGACGCTCAAGCCGGCGACCGACGGTGTCATCAAGGCCATGGCCAAGGGCTCGGGCAAGCAGCAGGTCGCCTCGACGATGGCGCTGGTGCGCATCTTCAAGGAACTGATGCGCGACAAGGAGGTCGGCAAGCGCGTCGTGCCGATCATCCCGGACGAGGCCCGCACGTTCGGTATGGACTCGTGGTTCCCGTCGCTGAAGATCTACAACCGCAACGGTCAGCTCTACACCTCGGTCGACGCCGAGCTGATGCTCGCCTACAAGGAGAGCGAGATCGGTCAGATCCTGCACGAGGGCATCAACGAGGCCGGCTCGACCGCGTCGTTCACCGCGGTCGGCACCTCGTACGCGACCCACGACGAGCCGATGATCCCGCTGTACATCTTCTACTCGATGTTCGGCTTCCAGCGGACCGGCGACGGCCTGTGGGCCGCCGCTGATCAGATGGCACGCGGTTTCGTGATCGGTGCGACGGCGGGACGGACGACCCTGACCGGAGAGGGCCTGCAGCACGCCGACGGGCACTCGTTGGTGCTGGCGTCGACGAACCCCGCGGTGGTGGCCTACGACCCGGCCTACGCCTACGAGATGGCCCACATCATCGTCGACGGCCTGGGCCGGATGTTCGGCGACGACCCGGAGAACATCTACTACTACATCACCGTCTACAACGAGCCGATCTCGCAGCCGGCGCAGCCCGAGGACCTCGACGTCACCGGCGTCCTCCGGGGCATCTACAAATGCCACACCGCACCCGAGAAGAAGCAGTACCCGGCGAACATCCTGGTCTCGGGGGTCACGATGACCGACGCGGTCCGGGCGCAGGAGCTGCTCGCGCAGGACTGGGACGTGGCGGCCGACATCTGGTCGGTGACCTCGTGGGGTGAGCTCACCCGCGACGGCGTTGCCTACGAGAAGGCGTCGCTCCGCGATCCGGACGGCGAGCACGAGCAGCCGTTCGTCACCTCCGCGCTGTCCTCGGCGCAGGGGCCGTTCGTCGCGGTCAGCGATTTCATGCGCGGGCTGCCCGAACTGATCCGCGCGTGGGTGCCCGGTACTTACATGACGCTGGGCACCGACGGGTTCGGCTTCTCCGACACCCGCCCTGCCGCACGCCGGTTCTTCAACGTCGACGCCGAGTCGATCGTCGTCGGCGTGCTGGCCGCCCTCGCGCGGGAAGGACACATCGAGTTCTCCGTCGCCGCGAAGGCCGCCGACCGATACGACATCACCGATGTCCTCGCGGCGCCGGAGCAGACGTCGGATCCGGGCGTGTCCTGA
- a CDS encoding DUF3052 domain-containing protein — MVAAADGNRAEKLGFTPGMVVQELGWDEDADDDLRVDIEDRVGAEMLDEDSDEVIDVVVLWWRDDDGDLVDALMDAIGPLADDGYVWVFSPKTGTSGYVDPAEIAESAPTAGLTQTSVISLGDWSGSRLVQPKSRSAKRA, encoded by the coding sequence TTGGTTGCCGCTGCGGATGGTAATCGCGCCGAGAAGCTCGGGTTCACTCCGGGCATGGTGGTGCAGGAGCTCGGGTGGGACGAGGACGCCGATGACGACCTCCGCGTCGACATCGAGGACCGCGTCGGTGCCGAGATGCTCGACGAGGACTCCGACGAGGTCATCGACGTCGTCGTTCTCTGGTGGCGCGATGACGACGGCGATCTCGTGGACGCCCTGATGGACGCCATCGGACCGCTCGCCGACGACGGATACGTCTGGGTCTTCTCGCCCAAGACAGGCACCTCCGGCTACGTCGACCCCGCCGAGATCGCCGAGTCGGCGCCCACAGCGGGACTCACCCAGACCTCGGTCATCAGCCTGGGGGATTGGTCCGGATCGCGCTTGGTGCAACCCAAGTCGCGCTCGGCCAAGCGCGCGTGA